The genomic DNA AATGGGTATGGAGCTTGAAGGGATCAAGCTCATATTGGATGATCCAGACTTTGATTCAGTTGGAGCGTTGAAAGAGCATCGTAGCCGACTCGTCGAAAAGAAGAAACGTTTACTGAGGTTGATCCGTAATGTCGATCAGACGTTGGAGGATATGGGAGGAGGAACCGCAATGAGTGACCGGGAGAAGTTTGAAGGGTTTAAGAAAAAGCTCGTGGACGCAAACGAGAAGGAGCATGGGAAAGAGATCCGAGAGAAATATGGAGACGAGTCGATAGATGCATCGAATCATCAGCTCCTGAGCACGGACAAAGAAACATATGAAGAAACCAAGCACATGGAAGAACAAATGATAGCCTTGCTAAAAATAGCGAATGAAAAGGGCGATCCAACTGGTGAGGAGGCACAGGAAGCGGCGCGGCTCCACAAAAAATGGATCACCCGCCAGTGGGGTCATTACAATAGGGAAGCCCATGAAGGTCTTGTTCAGATGTATGTGGACGATGAGCGTTTCAGGTCATATTACGATAAGCACCAGAATGGTATGGCCGATTTTCTTCGCAATGCGGTGAGTCATTACTTGAAGAATGAGGGGAAGTAAAACAACAATTTTAACTGAATAAGAAAAAATTCCGAAACCCCATTGCTATATCTCCCACTATCTGTTATTATTAAGTTAATTATTTTTGTTCGGTATATAGGGAGGGAGCAATCCTTCCACCTGAATTGAGCAATAATAGTAATAATTGTGGAGCACAATCCACGCAGGAGGAAATAACATGCAAGAAGGTACAGTAAAATGGTTTAACGCAGAAAAAGGTTTCGGTTTCATCGAAGTTGACGGTGGAGAAGATGTATTCGTACATTTCTCAGCTATCCAAGGCGACGGCTTCAAAACACTTGACGAAGGTCAAAAAGTGACTTTCGAAGTTGAAGAAGGCCAACGTGGACTTCAAGCTGCTAACGTTGTAAAAGCATAATTTCTGCTTTTATCATGAAAAGATCCCCGGTTTCGGGGGTCTTTTTTTTGTTTTAAATCACCAAGCATCCTCCGCATGATAGGTAATTTTCGACAGCAAATTTCCCCGGAAATATACAGAGATGGTGGGAAATTTGTATGTGACAGTTAGATGAACATACTTCTTTCCTGAACGTTATTGCGATATAATAGCTAAATTGACCAAATGATGCCTGTTCACGACAAAAATGGGTATAGTAAACGGTAATACAAGATACGACAGAAAGGTAGTAAGAAAATATGAAAAAAAGCTGGAATATATTCTCGCGGGACGGAAGAAATCTTGTTACGAACTATGTAGCCCTCATCGTAATCGGTGGGTTGATGATCCTCCCGTCCCTCTATGCATGGTTAAACATCGAAGCATCATGGGATCCGTACGGAAAGACCGACCAACTTCCCGTAGCGGTCGTCAATGAAGATGAGGGAGCGACCATCAGGGATGAATCAATTGATGTCGGCGGAGACCTCGTCAAAGAGTTGAAGAAAAACGATGATATGGACTGGCACTTTGTCAATCGAGAGAAGGCCATGGACAAAGTAGAATATGGTGACTATTTCGCCGTCATCGCCATTCCGAAGGACTTCTCTCAAAAGCTGTCGACTGTTATTGAAGATAAGCCCGAGAAAGCGAAACTTGAGTACTATGTGAATGAAAAAATCAACGCCATCGCCCCAAAGATCACGGAAAAAGGCGCAGGGGCCATTGTTGATAAAATCACTAGTTCATTCATTTCGACTGTGAACGAAACGATTTTTGATATGTTCAATGAGCTTGGACTGGAAATCGAAGGCGATCTTCCTGATATCAAGAATTTCGAAAACTATGTGTTCGAAGCAGAAGAAAGGCTCCCTGAAATCGGGAAGACCTTAAATGACTCACTCTCCGATGCCCAAAAGGCACAGGGAATGATCGACGATGCCCAAAGTATGATCCCGGAAGCAAGTCGGGTGACCAATGAAGGGTTGGAAACCATCGATAATACAACAGCTTTCCTTGATAAGGCCGAAAAACGATTGGATGAAATTGCTCCTCAGGTACAAAAAGACCTTGAGCAGGCTCAAAGCACCTCCAAGAAAATCAATGATTTCCTTCAAAGCGTGCAGACATCCGACATCGACCTGAGTCAAGGGGACACCATTTCGAATGATGTCCAAAAACAAGTGGATTCGACCATTCAAAACATTGAGGCCATCGAGTCAAGCCTCCAGCAAGTAAAAGAGCAGAACCCTCCACCGCAAGAAGGGGAGGAGACTCAAAATGAAGAGGCCCAGCAAAACCAGGAGCAGATTGATCAAGCTCTTGAACAATTGGGTCAAGTGAAGAAACAACTTCAACAGGTCCAATCGGATGGGGCCAAGATCAACGACTTCCTTTCCGGAAAACAGAAGGAAGTGGATGATGTCATCAACGGAATCCAAGAGCGTTCTGCTGAGACAAGTGCCAACATCGATGCGTTCGTGAAAGAATACAACAATAACATCGAACCGGCTGTCCGCTCAGAAGTGGCGAGCGCCAAAAAGACGCTGAGCGATGCCCGTTCCATTTTAGTGGATATCCAATCTACTATTCCTGAAGTCGAAAAAATACTCTCCAGCACTGAAGGGAATCTTTCAGACGGTGAGAAAACCTTGAAAGATGTGTTGGGTGAATACCCGTATGTGAACACTAAAGTAAACGAGCTCGCAGATCGGATCAGGGAAATCCAAGGTGAGACAGACATCAATGAAATCATCAAGCTCCTTAAAAATGATCCGAAATTGGAGAAAAGTTTCTTTGAAGAACCTGTGAAAATGAACAAAAACAGCCTGTATCCTATTCAGAACTATGGTACGGCCATGACGCCATTCTATACGGTCCTTGCTATTTGGGTAGGAGGTCTGCTCCTCATCTCCCTTCTCGCAACTGACGTGATGGAGGGCATTCCTGACCTTAAGGAAAGACATATCTACTTTGGTAAGCTGATGACCTTCATGTCAATCGGGTTCATCCAGACAATCATCGTCACCTTGGGGGATATCTTCCTTCTCGGTGTAGACATCTCGTCACCAGGGTGGTTCGTATTATTCGGCCTATTGATCAGTGCGGTGTTCATCACAATCGTCTACACGTTTGTATCGGTGTTCGGAAACGTCGGTAAAGCACTGGCCATCGTCCTACTTGTCCTGCAGATCGCAGGATCAGGTGGTACGTATCCGACTCCATTGCTACCTGGGTTCTTCCAGATGATCCACCCATTCCTGCCGTTCTCCTATGCGATCGACCTCATGAGGGAAGCGGTAGGCGGAATTGTCTGGGAGCGTGTCACAAAAGATATCTTGTTCCTAGTCCTCTTCTGGGCCATTGCAATCTTCATGGGCACGTTCCTGAAACAACCACTGAGCAAACGAACCAAAGCCTTCATGAAAAAATCGAAGGAATCTGGATTGTTCCATTAATGCAAACAGCCGCAACGAGAAATCGTTGCGGCTGTTTTTTTGTGTCTGGCACCGAATGCAATGCTGGTGCCAGGCACAAAAAGGGGAAAAGGTGCCAGGCACAAAAAGGGGAAAAGGTGCCAGGCACAAAAAGGGGAAAAGGTGCCAGGCACAAAAAGGGGAAAAGGTGCCAGGCACAAAAAGGGGAAAAGGTGCCAGGCACAAAAAGGGGAAAAGGTGCCAGGCACAAAAAGGGGAAAAGGTGCCAGGCACAAAAAGGGGAAAAGGTGCCAGGCACAATACATGTGCAAAAAAAGAGAAGCGGCCAAATGACCAGCTTCTCTTTCAGTCCAAGATGATGCTTCACGCACCGGCCCAGACATCTTTGCCGTAGCGCCCTTCTTTTTCGAGGGTTTGAAGCCAGTCGAGGGCTTCCTGCTGGGTGGTGTTGTAAAGCGTTTGGTAATTCTGTTGCAGGGTGGTTTCGACATCCGGTGCCATCTTGCTGCCATCTCCGCAGATGTAGAGATGGCCATCTTCTTTTAGAAGAGGGAGGATAACATCGGCATTTTCAGCAATTGCGTGTTGCACGTAGCGTTTGTCTTCGCCCGGGCAGCGGGAGAAGGCCGTGTGCAAGGTGACGAGTCCTTCTGTTTCAGCCACTCGCAGTTCGTCTTCGTAAAGGAAGTCGTGCTGTGGATTTCGGCATCCGAAGTAAAGATGGGCCTGACCCAATGTTTGGCCTTGTTCCTTACGATGACGTCTTTCCTGGATGAATCCTCGGAATGGGGCGATGCCCGTTCCTGGCCCTACCATGACAATCGGTGCTTCGCTTCGTTCAGGAAGCTGGAAGTTGGATTGCGGTGTGTGGATGAAGCAGGCGATTTTATCCCCGGTGCTTCGGCCGGCAAGGTAGTTGGAGGCGATTCCGGCATATTCGCCTTTTCCGCTCCAGGATGCTCCGCGGACGACGCTCACGGTGAGACTTGCTTTTCCTTCATGGTGGGAAGGCGAGCTTGAAATTGAATAGTATCTCGGTTTAAGCGCCGGTAGTAATGATAAGAATTGTCCGAACGGTATTTCGCATGCCATGTATGATTCTACAAGATCGAGCATGGTCAAGCGCTTCGTCAACACTTCATTCTTATAGGTGGTATCTTCGAGCAGGGCCTCCAGTTCAACGACGTGTGGAGGACAGACCGTCGTGGCTGCAAGGGCACGGATTTGTGCGCGTGTTGCAGGCTCCTGCATCTCGACGTGATTGGCAAGGAGCTCGGATATTTTCACCGGCATGCCTGAAGGAAGATGGGAAGTTGTACTGCTTCCTCTGTTCAGTTGAACATAATCATCACCGTTCAGGGCGAAGCGTTCAAGTACGCGTTCAATCAGTGCAGGTGGATTTTCAGGCAGCACGGCGATATGATCTCCTTCACGATAGCTGACTCCTGCTGGCAGGGATACTTCGATGTGACGTGTGCTACGTCCGCTCTCTTCATGAAGCAATTCCCGATTGTCACTAACCACTGCCGTGAATGCGTGATGTTCACGGGCGACAGGAGTATGGCTGACGTGACTCACATACTCGAGTGAGACTCCGGTATCTGTATTCTGATCTCCTGGGAGTTCATGGTCGAAAGCGTCTGCGAGGGCAGGCCAGAGGTCCTCTTTCCACACATCATACTGGCCTTCAAAATCATCACTTGCATCGCCGAAGCCTGGGCTTGTCAGCCTGATGCCTCCGCCTTCCGCAAGTTTTTCATCGATGAAGAAGGGAATGCGCTGATACGTGTTGGCCCAGTTTTTGTCCCCGCATCCGAACACGGAATAGTGGACCTGTTCTGTGGTAGGGGAGGTTTCGAGCCAAGATACGAATGCATCCGCATTATCAGGGGCGTTCCCGTTATAGGATGCAGAGGCGATGAGCACGGCACCTTGGTCCGGCAGGCCGTTGCTATATTCATTCAGTGGGGCCGTTTCTACCTCGAAGCCGAGTCGTCTACCTTTCTCGGCGAGCTCCCTGGCAATCCCTTCTGCCGTTCCCATATTGGAACCGTACAGCACAAGAAGGGGGGTTCCGTGTGAGTCGATTACTCCTGTGTCATCTTCCTTCTGCTCTTCTTCAGGTGTGCTTGTTGCCACTGAAAGGGGAACGGATCCCTCTCTTGGTTTTACTTGCATGGTCAGGCCATCAGGTTTCAGGGTCAATGCTTCCTTTATAGACAGTACGTAGTCTTCGTCCTCGATGAAATCGAAGTGTTGGATGACCATGGCCAGTACCAATACGGCTTCATGCATGGCGAATTGTTGTCCGATGCATGCACGTTGTCCATTCCCGAACGGTTTGAATGCATGATGAGGGACATCGGCTGGATTTTCGAATCGTTCCGGTACAAAGGATTCGACGTCGTCTCCCCAGACAGACGCATCGCGGTGAAGCTGTGGTGATAGGATGGTGAACTCATCACCTGCAGACACGGCGTAACCTCCAGGAAGGGAAGTATCTTCTTTGGCGTAAAGGGTGAACGCTGGTGCTGTCGGCCATAGTCGCAGTGATTCATTCAGGATCATTTTCACGTACTTGAGTTGCTTGACCTGTTTGTAATCGGGGATGCCTCCGCCTGTGACGCGATCAACTTCGTCCTGAGCTTTCTTGAGGACTTCCGGGTGCTTCATAAGATAGTACAGAGTGAAAGAAAGCAGGCCGCTCGTCGTTTCGTGGCCGGCAATCAGGAACGTGATGATCTGGAAGCGGATGTTCTCATCACTAAGAGCTTCTCCCGTTTCAGGATCGACTCCTTTCAGCATATGGGATAGAAGATCATCTTCCCCTTGATCGCCGTTTTGTTTCCGCTCGGCAATCAAACTGTCGACGATGGAGAACATGTACTGAATATCTTCTTTGAACTGACGTTTATTCTTGATCATGAGTTTATCCTGGATACCGAGGCGCTGGTTCTGATTCATCGCTTCATCGAGTGCACGGACCATGGAGTCGACGAATGGATGGGAATCTTCTCGGTAGAAGCTATTGAATCGGAAGTTGAAGCCGCATAGTCCGATGGTGTCTAGTGTCAGACGGGTCATGTCTTCAGGGATATCGACGGCTTCCCCCGGATTCAATCGTGCCCATTTTTGGATAAGCTGGGTGGCAATGTCGACCATTTTTGCGTGGTACCCTTTCATTGCCTGTTGGCTGAAGCTCGGGAGGAGGATATTATGGGCTTTCCTCCAGTTCGTCTCGGTTGTTTCACTGGTGAAGAGGCCGTCGCCGCCAAAAGCTCGGACTTTTTGGAGGGCAGGCCCCACTTTTTTATCAAATTGTTTTTCATTGCAGATGGCTTTGACGAATTCAGCCCCGGATACGAATGTGCTTTTATGTCCTGGGAACTGGAACTGATAGATCGGTCCGAGCTCCTGAGAAAGTTTGATAAAGGATTGGACCGGCTTTTCCCGGTCGATGAGCGGCAGGCTGCCGAGCGGTCCATAGGTTCGTGCGAAAGGGTAACTGGTTGATTGGGTCATGTGGTCATGGCACCTCTTTCATTGAATTTGATGCGGAATGAATATTCATTCCGCTTACGGTTTAATAAGTTGAATCGCATTCCAAAGGCTTTCCTCCACATCAAGAAGCAGAGAAGCATCCGGTGTGATATCGCCCGTTTCTACGATTCTTTGAAGCTCTAGAAACGCTCCGTAAATAATAGAGAAGAGCACGGGAGAAGGCAGGGGTTTCAGTTCCTCTTGTGTTTTGCCCCATTCGAAGAACTGTCCGAGCAGATCGGTAAGCTCGCTGAAGCAATCCAAACTGTCCCTGTTCAGGAAGTGCGCATGGCTATGCATCTTGATGAAATAAAGAGCATGGGGGTTACACGTCGTAAACGAAATCATGGAGCTGAAGATATGGTGAAATTGCTCCCGGATGGATGACGAGTACGGGTAATCTGAACGCAGGGATTCCGTGAATCGGGTGACATTATCTTGGAAGAGATGGTTGCCGAGGACTTCCTTATTTTCAAAGTAGCGGTAAATCGTCCCGGCTCCGACTCCTGCTTCTGTGGCGATCATCGGAATGGTGGTGGCATCGAAGCCTCTTTCTGAGAAGATTTTCAGGGCACCATGGATGATGCTCTGTCGCTTGGTGAGTGTGGCAGTCATTGGATGCACCCCGTTTCTGAATTTGAATTTCTCTGGGGAAGACGCCCATTACGTAATAGTGTATACCTTTAGGATGGGGAATCTCAATCAAGCATTGGACCCATAATATATGACGATTTGGTCAAATTTGGGCAGGAAGTTGGGGAGCATTCAGCATTCGCTGTACGGAATCCATTCTTAGAAAGAATTTCTTGAATAAGGAAAAAAGGAGGGAGACGGGTCTCCTTCCTTGTCAGTGAATGGCGGGGAATTTAAGTTTCGTTTCAAAACGTTGACCTCTATGGATGAAATCAAGGAAACCATTGTAGTCTTTTACGATATCCTTGATCACCTTCGTGCCGAGTCCATGATGATCCCCCGATTTTGTCGTGATTCCCTCTTGTTGATAGATTTTATCAAGAATCGGACCGGGGATCGTTCGGCAGTGGTTTTCTACCTTCAGGATATAAAAACCGCTCCGTTTGTGAAATTGAAGGGTGACGGCACCCTGCTCTCCGGTTTCTTCCTGCCACTCCACTGCAGCATCGATGCCGTTCGAG from Rossellomorea marisflavi includes the following:
- a CDS encoding MerR family transcriptional regulator; protein product: MEYTIKKLSDLAGVSTRTLRYYDEIGLLSPSRINSSGYRIYGRVEVDRLQQILFYREMGMELEGIKLILDDPDFDSVGALKEHRSRLVEKKKRLLRLIRNVDQTLEDMGGGTAMSDREKFEGFKKKLVDANEKEHGKEIREKYGDESIDASNHQLLSTDKETYEETKHMEEQMIALLKIANEKGDPTGEEAQEAARLHKKWITRQWGHYNREAHEGLVQMYVDDERFRSYYDKHQNGMADFLRNAVSHYLKNEGK
- a CDS encoding cold-shock protein, yielding MQEGTVKWFNAEKGFGFIEVDGGEDVFVHFSAIQGDGFKTLDEGQKVTFEVEEGQRGLQAANVVKA
- a CDS encoding YhgE/Pip domain-containing protein, producing the protein MKKSWNIFSRDGRNLVTNYVALIVIGGLMILPSLYAWLNIEASWDPYGKTDQLPVAVVNEDEGATIRDESIDVGGDLVKELKKNDDMDWHFVNREKAMDKVEYGDYFAVIAIPKDFSQKLSTVIEDKPEKAKLEYYVNEKINAIAPKITEKGAGAIVDKITSSFISTVNETIFDMFNELGLEIEGDLPDIKNFENYVFEAEERLPEIGKTLNDSLSDAQKAQGMIDDAQSMIPEASRVTNEGLETIDNTTAFLDKAEKRLDEIAPQVQKDLEQAQSTSKKINDFLQSVQTSDIDLSQGDTISNDVQKQVDSTIQNIEAIESSLQQVKEQNPPPQEGEETQNEEAQQNQEQIDQALEQLGQVKKQLQQVQSDGAKINDFLSGKQKEVDDVINGIQERSAETSANIDAFVKEYNNNIEPAVRSEVASAKKTLSDARSILVDIQSTIPEVEKILSSTEGNLSDGEKTLKDVLGEYPYVNTKVNELADRIREIQGETDINEIIKLLKNDPKLEKSFFEEPVKMNKNSLYPIQNYGTAMTPFYTVLAIWVGGLLLISLLATDVMEGIPDLKERHIYFGKLMTFMSIGFIQTIIVTLGDIFLLGVDISSPGWFVLFGLLISAVFITIVYTFVSVFGNVGKALAIVLLVLQIAGSGGTYPTPLLPGFFQMIHPFLPFSYAIDLMREAVGGIVWERVTKDILFLVLFWAIAIFMGTFLKQPLSKRTKAFMKKSKESGLFH
- a CDS encoding bifunctional cytochrome P450/NADPH--P450 reductase, with translation MTQSTSYPFARTYGPLGSLPLIDREKPVQSFIKLSQELGPIYQFQFPGHKSTFVSGAEFVKAICNEKQFDKKVGPALQKVRAFGGDGLFTSETTETNWRKAHNILLPSFSQQAMKGYHAKMVDIATQLIQKWARLNPGEAVDIPEDMTRLTLDTIGLCGFNFRFNSFYREDSHPFVDSMVRALDEAMNQNQRLGIQDKLMIKNKRQFKEDIQYMFSIVDSLIAERKQNGDQGEDDLLSHMLKGVDPETGEALSDENIRFQIITFLIAGHETTSGLLSFTLYYLMKHPEVLKKAQDEVDRVTGGGIPDYKQVKQLKYVKMILNESLRLWPTAPAFTLYAKEDTSLPGGYAVSAGDEFTILSPQLHRDASVWGDDVESFVPERFENPADVPHHAFKPFGNGQRACIGQQFAMHEAVLVLAMVIQHFDFIEDEDYVLSIKEALTLKPDGLTMQVKPREGSVPLSVATSTPEEEQKEDDTGVIDSHGTPLLVLYGSNMGTAEGIARELAEKGRRLGFEVETAPLNEYSNGLPDQGAVLIASASYNGNAPDNADAFVSWLETSPTTEQVHYSVFGCGDKNWANTYQRIPFFIDEKLAEGGGIRLTSPGFGDASDDFEGQYDVWKEDLWPALADAFDHELPGDQNTDTGVSLEYVSHVSHTPVAREHHAFTAVVSDNRELLHEESGRSTRHIEVSLPAGVSYREGDHIAVLPENPPALIERVLERFALNGDDYVQLNRGSSTTSHLPSGMPVKISELLANHVEMQEPATRAQIRALAATTVCPPHVVELEALLEDTTYKNEVLTKRLTMLDLVESYMACEIPFGQFLSLLPALKPRYYSISSSPSHHEGKASLTVSVVRGASWSGKGEYAGIASNYLAGRSTGDKIACFIHTPQSNFQLPERSEAPIVMVGPGTGIAPFRGFIQERRHRKEQGQTLGQAHLYFGCRNPQHDFLYEDELRVAETEGLVTLHTAFSRCPGEDKRYVQHAIAENADVILPLLKEDGHLYICGDGSKMAPDVETTLQQNYQTLYNTTQQEALDWLQTLEKEGRYGKDVWAGA
- a CDS encoding TetR/AcrR family transcriptional regulator, whose translation is MTATLTKRQSIIHGALKIFSERGFDATTIPMIATEAGVGAGTIYRYFENKEVLGNHLFQDNVTRFTESLRSDYPYSSSIREQFHHIFSSMISFTTCNPHALYFIKMHSHAHFLNRDSLDCFSELTDLLGQFFEWGKTQEELKPLPSPVLFSIIYGAFLELQRIVETGDITPDASLLLDVEESLWNAIQLIKP